One stretch of Pradoshia sp. D12 DNA includes these proteins:
- a CDS encoding alpha/beta hydrolase: MKLTQPKPFTFEGGNRAVLLLHGFTGNSADVRMLGRYLESRGYTCHAPQYKGHGVPPEELVEFGPTDWWKDCMKAYDRLRAMGHKEIAVAGLSLGGVFSLKLGYTVPVKGIVTMCSPMYIKSEKVMYDGVLEYARQYKKREGKSQEQIEAEMNCFRPMNTLQALQELIGNVRDHVNQVDVPLFVAQARHDHMINTDSANIIYNSAITEQKTLKWYEESGHVITLDKERDQLHQDVFAFLESLDWAN; the protein is encoded by the coding sequence ATGAAATTAACTCAGCCAAAACCATTTACATTCGAGGGAGGAAACCGTGCAGTCTTATTGCTTCACGGTTTTACAGGGAATAGCGCTGATGTAAGGATGTTAGGCCGATATCTTGAAAGCAGGGGATATACATGTCATGCACCGCAATATAAAGGGCACGGAGTACCTCCGGAGGAGTTGGTAGAATTCGGACCAACTGATTGGTGGAAGGACTGTATGAAAGCCTATGATCGATTGCGGGCAATGGGCCATAAGGAAATTGCGGTAGCAGGTCTTTCGTTAGGAGGGGTATTTTCCTTGAAATTAGGTTACACTGTACCTGTTAAGGGTATCGTTACCATGTGTTCACCTATGTATATAAAAAGTGAAAAAGTTATGTATGATGGGGTACTTGAGTATGCCCGTCAGTATAAAAAGCGTGAAGGTAAAAGTCAGGAACAAATTGAGGCAGAAATGAATTGTTTTCGTCCAATGAATACCCTGCAAGCCTTGCAAGAATTGATTGGCAATGTAAGAGATCATGTGAATCAAGTGGATGTTCCGCTTTTTGTCGCTCAGGCACGCCACGATCATATGATCAATACTGACAGCGCTAATATTATCTATAATTCTGCAATTACTGAACAAAAAACATTAAAATGGTATGAGGAATCAGGCCATGTGATAACACTGGATAAAGAACGTGATCAGCTTCATCAGGATGTTTTTGCGTTTTTAGAGAGTCTTGATTGGGCAAATTAA
- a CDS encoding winged helix-turn-helix transcriptional regulator → MNQSHICPKFEKAMDILSRRWSGLIIYQLQSGPQRFCTLESSIGISGRVLSERLKELEKQGIVKREVYPETPVRIEYSLTEAGEAMKPMMQSIAKWADEWMKKDSPETDQK, encoded by the coding sequence ATGAATCAATCTCACATTTGTCCTAAATTTGAGAAAGCTATGGATATCCTCAGCCGCCGTTGGTCAGGGTTAATTATTTATCAACTGCAATCCGGTCCTCAGCGTTTCTGTACGCTGGAATCCTCAATTGGTATCAGTGGGCGAGTACTATCTGAACGGCTAAAGGAATTGGAAAAACAAGGGATTGTCAAACGCGAAGTTTATCCGGAAACGCCGGTCCGAATTGAATATTCCTTAACAGAAGCAGGAGAAGCCATGAAACCTATGATGCAATCCATTGCAAAATGGGCCGATGAATGGATGAAAAAGGATTCTCCAGAAACTGATCAAAAATAA
- a CDS encoding RidA family protein, producing the protein MSKITIQTAKAPAAIGPYSQAIRVNGFIYTSGQLGLDPETGELKDGVKEQTHQAFKNIQAILNEEGLGLDQIVKTTVFLNDMNDFAAVNEVYATYFTGSFPARSAVEVARLPKDGLVEIEAIAVV; encoded by the coding sequence ATGAGTAAGATTACGATTCAAACAGCTAAAGCACCGGCCGCAATCGGGCCATATTCTCAAGCCATTCGAGTGAATGGGTTTATTTATACATCAGGCCAGCTAGGATTAGATCCTGAGACGGGCGAATTAAAAGATGGTGTGAAGGAACAAACTCACCAAGCATTTAAAAATATTCAGGCCATTTTAAACGAAGAAGGCCTTGGTTTGGACCAAATTGTGAAGACAACGGTCTTCCTGAATGATATGAATGATTTTGCAGCAGTTAATGAAGTATACGCAACCTACTTTACCGGCAGCTTTCCGGCAAGGAGTGCGGTAGAAGTAGCGCGGCTTCCAAAAGACGGACTTGTAGAAATAGAAGCCATTGCTGTAGTATGA
- a CDS encoding L-cystine transporter: MDTTLVIINILILLALVGVLFYMQKKHVSFAKRVFTGLGLGILLGVFLQFAFDPESAVLADTKNWYSIVGTGYVSFLKMIVMPLIVVSIISAIIRIKGQAGVGKISFSIIGILVLTTAIAAAVGIGSALTFDLSADHLESGEAEEARSAQLEETMVQVENQSFPERILQVIPTNPFLDLTGQRPTSTIATVIFAAFVGIAAIGVRRKAPAEFETFEKIINALYKIVMRIVTLILRLTPYGILALMATTIANTNVQGIIELSTFVIASYVALIVMFLIHLVILFFSGLNPMQYVKKMGPLLTFAFTSRSSAAAIPINIETQTKQFGNSEGIANFSSSLGASIGQNGCAGIYPAMLAVMIAPDPLDPVFLIQLVIIVAISSFGVAGVGGGATFAALIVLSSMNLPIGIAALLISVEPLIDMGRTALNVSGSATAGLVTGRMTGELNKEVYNGKMVEMNSLEA; the protein is encoded by the coding sequence TTGGATACGACCTTAGTTATTATAAATATTCTTATTTTGTTAGCATTAGTCGGTGTACTTTTCTATATGCAAAAGAAACATGTTTCTTTTGCAAAACGAGTATTTACAGGTCTCGGATTAGGAATTCTTTTAGGGGTATTCCTTCAATTTGCATTTGATCCTGAGAGTGCTGTATTGGCAGATACAAAAAATTGGTACAGCATTGTTGGAACAGGTTATGTTAGCTTTTTAAAAATGATTGTCATGCCTTTGATTGTTGTGTCGATTATATCAGCTATCATTCGCATAAAAGGGCAAGCTGGAGTTGGTAAAATCAGCTTTTCTATTATCGGTATTCTGGTTTTAACAACAGCTATAGCAGCCGCTGTTGGAATTGGCAGTGCTTTAACGTTTGATTTATCAGCGGACCATCTTGAATCTGGCGAAGCAGAGGAGGCACGTTCAGCTCAATTAGAAGAAACAATGGTTCAAGTAGAGAACCAGAGCTTTCCGGAACGTATTTTGCAGGTCATCCCAACAAATCCGTTTCTTGATTTGACTGGCCAACGACCTACTTCTACAATCGCAACCGTAATTTTTGCAGCGTTTGTTGGAATTGCGGCAATCGGAGTTAGAAGAAAGGCGCCAGCGGAGTTTGAGACATTTGAGAAAATCATTAATGCCTTATATAAAATTGTCATGCGAATCGTTACGTTGATTCTTCGTTTAACACCGTATGGTATTTTAGCGTTAATGGCTACAACTATTGCCAATACAAATGTACAAGGAATCATTGAATTATCTACATTTGTTATTGCTTCCTATGTAGCATTGATCGTGATGTTCCTGATCCACTTAGTTATATTATTCTTTAGCGGTTTAAATCCAATGCAATATGTTAAGAAAATGGGTCCATTACTTACGTTTGCTTTTACATCCCGGTCCAGTGCGGCAGCTATTCCTATTAATATAGAGACTCAAACCAAACAATTTGGTAACTCTGAAGGGATTGCTAACTTTTCTTCTTCATTGGGAGCGTCTATTGGTCAAAATGGATGTGCAGGAATTTACCCGGCTATGCTGGCTGTAATGATTGCACCTGATCCGCTAGATCCCGTTTTCCTTATTCAATTAGTCATCATTGTAGCTATCAGTTCATTTGGTGTAGCTGGTGTTGGCGGAGGAGCTACCTTTGCCGCATTAATCGTATTATCCAGCATGAACCTGCCAATTGGTATAGCAGCCTTACTGATCTCTGTAGAACCATTAATTGATATGGGAAGAACAGCTCTTAATGTCAGCGGTTCAGCAACAGCAGGATTAGTAACCGGCCGTATGACAGGCGAATTGAACAAAGAAGTATACAATGGTAAAATGGTTGAAATGAATTCACTTGAAGCATAA
- the putP gene encoding sodium/proline symporter PutP, with amino-acid sequence MDYALLTSVIIYMILMLGIGYFAYKRTSNLSDYMLGGRTLGPAVTALSAGAADMSGWLLMGLPGAMYVSGLSAAWIAIGLTIGAWANWIYVAPRLRTYTQIANDSITIPGYLENRFGDTSKILRLISGLVILVFFTFYVSSGMVSGGILFQSTFGLDYHTGLIVVTLVVVAYTLFGGFLAVSWTDFVQGIIMFIALILVPIVTLIEVGGFGESIDTARSINPALLDIFRGTTILGILSSIAWGLGYFGQPHIIVRFMAISSVKEIKKARRIGMGWMIFSIIGAMLTGFIGITYFSQNGSPLENPETVFIVLGEVLFHPIITGFLISAILAAIMSTISSQLLVTSSSLTEDIYKTFFRRSASDRELVFLGRLSVLIVSIVALFLSWEKNSTILELVGYAWAGFGSSFGPLILLSLFWKRMNKWGALAGIVMGAFTVIIWSSLGLSDTLYEMIPGFGASTLAIIIVSLLTAPPKQEVGIQYKQFNDLMRQ; translated from the coding sequence ATGGATTATGCATTATTAACATCAGTCATTATTTACATGATTTTAATGCTCGGGATCGGATATTTTGCCTATAAAAGAACATCCAATTTATCTGATTATATGCTTGGCGGCAGAACACTCGGACCTGCCGTAACAGCATTAAGTGCAGGAGCTGCTGACATGAGTGGCTGGCTGTTAATGGGATTACCCGGAGCTATGTACGTATCCGGCCTTAGCGCAGCATGGATTGCCATCGGTTTAACTATAGGAGCCTGGGCTAACTGGATTTATGTAGCGCCAAGACTGCGTACCTATACACAAATAGCCAATGATTCCATTACAATTCCTGGCTATTTAGAGAACCGCTTTGGCGATACCTCAAAAATACTGCGCTTGATTTCTGGACTTGTTATTCTTGTATTCTTTACCTTTTATGTTTCATCGGGGATGGTTTCCGGCGGTATACTATTCCAAAGTACATTCGGGCTTGATTACCATACTGGATTAATAGTGGTTACTCTAGTAGTAGTCGCATACACTTTGTTTGGAGGATTTCTTGCCGTCAGCTGGACTGACTTTGTGCAAGGGATCATCATGTTTATAGCACTGATTCTTGTTCCAATCGTCACTCTTATTGAAGTGGGCGGATTTGGAGAATCAATTGATACAGCACGATCTATCAATCCAGCCTTATTAGATATTTTCAGAGGCACAACGATACTGGGCATCCTTTCTTCCATTGCCTGGGGACTTGGTTACTTCGGCCAGCCTCATATCATTGTCCGCTTTATGGCCATTTCATCTGTTAAAGAAATTAAAAAGGCCCGTCGAATCGGAATGGGATGGATGATTTTCTCTATTATTGGGGCAATGCTGACTGGATTTATCGGGATTACGTATTTCTCACAAAATGGCTCACCATTAGAAAACCCGGAAACGGTCTTTATCGTTTTAGGAGAAGTATTATTCCACCCGATTATTACTGGATTTTTAATCTCAGCTATTTTAGCTGCTATTATGAGTACCATTTCTTCGCAACTTCTCGTTACATCCAGCTCGTTAACAGAAGATATCTACAAAACATTTTTCAGACGATCAGCATCTGATAGAGAACTTGTTTTCTTAGGAAGATTGTCCGTTTTAATTGTCTCGATTGTCGCGTTATTTTTATCCTGGGAAAAGAACTCCACAATTCTCGAACTGGTTGGTTATGCTTGGGCAGGCTTCGGATCATCATTCGGTCCGCTCATCCTTTTAAGTCTCTTCTGGAAACGTATGAATAAATGGGGAGCATTGGCAGGTATCGTTATGGGTGCCTTCACTGTTATTATATGGTCCAGCTTAGGTCTCTCTGATACGCTCTATGAAATGATTCCTGGCTTTGGAGCAAGCACACTTGCTATCATCATTGTCAGCTTACTGACCGCTCCACCGAAGCAAGAAGTGGGTATCCAATACAAGCAATTTAATGATTTAATGAGGCAATAG
- the smpB gene encoding SsrA-binding protein SmpB, whose protein sequence is MPKGSGKVIGQNKKAYHDYFIEETYEAGIVLQGTEIKSIRNGRVNLKDSYARIINGEVFLMGMHISPYEQGNRYNHDPLRVRKLLLHNKEISKLIGSTKEQGYALVPLKLYLKNGFAKVLIGLGKGKKNYDKREDLKRKEAKREIERAFKERQR, encoded by the coding sequence ATGCCAAAAGGTTCAGGAAAGGTAATCGGCCAAAATAAAAAAGCGTACCATGATTACTTTATCGAGGAAACCTATGAAGCAGGAATTGTTTTGCAGGGAACTGAGATTAAATCGATTCGAAATGGTCGTGTGAACTTAAAGGATTCCTATGCAAGGATTATTAATGGGGAAGTATTCTTAATGGGAATGCATATTAGCCCATATGAGCAGGGTAACCGCTATAATCACGACCCATTGCGTGTGCGTAAGCTACTTTTGCATAATAAGGAAATCAGTAAATTAATTGGTTCCACAAAAGAACAGGGATATGCACTTGTTCCATTGAAGCTGTATTTAAAGAACGGTTTTGCAAAAGTTTTGATCGGTTTAGGTAAGGGTAAAAAGAATTATGATAAACGTGAAGACTTGAAGAGAAAAGAAGCAAAGCGTGAAATCGAACGAGCGTTCAAAGAACGTCAGCGTTAA
- the secG gene encoding preprotein translocase subunit SecG produces MVLLVITCISLIVVVLLQSGKSAGLSGAISGGAEQLFGKQKARGLDLYLHRATIVLSVLFFVLTILVSFFAK; encoded by the coding sequence ATGGTATTATTGGTTATTACATGTATTAGTTTAATTGTTGTGGTCTTACTGCAATCCGGTAAAAGTGCAGGTTTATCCGGCGCGATTTCCGGTGGTGCTGAACAGCTTTTTGGTAAACAAAAGGCGAGAGGACTTGATTTATATTTACACCGCGCTACTATTGTTTTATCAGTATTATTTTTTGTTTTAACCATTCTGGTTTCTTTCTTTGCAAAGTAA
- the kduI gene encoding 5-dehydro-4-deoxy-D-glucuronate isomerase: MEIRYSTHPDHAKTFTTEEIRKHYLIEELFVPGEIKLVNTMEDRAIIGGITPLNESISLEGYDEIKADYFLERREVGIFNVGGGGKITVDGEVYEMENKDCLYVGLGKRELIFTSNQSDQPAKYYLFSAPAHKEYPTQHVAFNDIEGDRLGSAENANDRVIRRMIHNEGIQSCQVVMGMTQLNTGSVWNSMPTHTHNRRMEVYLYIDLDENARMFHLMGEPTETRHIVMKNEQAVISPPWSIHCGSATSNYTFIWAMAGENKTYNDMDAVSIDELR; the protein is encoded by the coding sequence ATGGAAATAAGATATTCTACTCACCCTGATCATGCGAAAACTTTTACAACGGAGGAAATCCGTAAACATTATTTAATTGAGGAATTATTTGTACCAGGAGAAATTAAGCTTGTGAATACAATGGAAGACCGCGCTATTATCGGAGGCATTACTCCTTTAAACGAATCTATCTCTCTAGAGGGTTACGATGAAATTAAAGCAGATTATTTCCTTGAGCGCAGAGAAGTCGGAATTTTCAATGTTGGAGGCGGCGGTAAAATTACCGTTGATGGTGAAGTATATGAAATGGAGAATAAAGACTGTTTATATGTTGGCTTAGGCAAAAGAGAGTTAATTTTCACAAGCAACCAATCTGATCAACCGGCAAAATATTATTTGTTCTCTGCCCCTGCACATAAAGAGTATCCTACCCAACATGTAGCATTTAATGATATTGAGGGCGACCGATTAGGATCAGCAGAAAATGCAAATGACCGTGTGATTAGACGAATGATTCATAATGAAGGAATACAAAGCTGCCAAGTCGTAATGGGAATGACGCAATTAAATACAGGAAGCGTATGGAACTCCATGCCAACCCATACACATAACCGCAGAATGGAAGTATACCTATATATTGATTTAGATGAAAATGCGAGAATGTTCCATCTGATGGGTGAACCTACAGAAACTCGCCATATTGTGATGAAAAATGAGCAGGCAGTTATTTCACCTCCATGGTCTATCCATTGCGGAAGTGCTACTAGTAACTATACATTCATTTGGGCGATGGCCGGTGAAAACAAAACCTACAATGATATGGATGCCGTAT
- a CDS encoding nitroreductase family protein: MTNTNEFLSAIEKRRSLYAISNEKVISEERVEEIVKFAVKHTPSAFNSQSARVVVLFGEQSNKFWSITTETLRKVVPAENFGGTQEKMDMFNAGYGTVLFFEDQSVIEGLQSQFDLYADKFPIWSNEASGMLQLVVWTALEAEGLGATLQHYNPLIDEEVKATWNIPASWRLSAQMPFGKPVAPAGENQFNPIEDRVKVYK; this comes from the coding sequence ATGACAAATACAAATGAATTTTTATCAGCAATTGAAAAAAGACGTTCACTGTATGCGATTAGTAATGAAAAGGTAATTTCTGAAGAAAGAGTAGAGGAGATTGTTAAATTCGCCGTCAAGCATACACCATCTGCCTTTAACTCACAAAGCGCAAGAGTAGTCGTATTATTTGGAGAACAAAGTAATAAGTTTTGGAGTATCACAACTGAAACATTACGAAAAGTCGTACCTGCCGAAAATTTTGGTGGCACTCAGGAAAAAATGGATATGTTTAATGCTGGATATGGCACTGTACTCTTCTTTGAAGATCAATCGGTCATAGAGGGGCTGCAGTCACAATTTGATCTATATGCAGATAAATTCCCTATTTGGTCTAATGAAGCCTCCGGAATGCTGCAGCTCGTCGTTTGGACAGCTCTTGAAGCGGAAGGATTAGGAGCTACACTTCAGCATTACAATCCGTTGATTGATGAAGAAGTGAAGGCAACCTGGAATATACCTGCAAGCTGGAGATTATCCGCCCAAATGCCATTTGGTAAACCAGTTGCTCCTGCTGGTGAAAACCAATTCAATCCAATTGAAGATCGTGTGAAAGTGTATAAATAA
- the rnr gene encoding ribonuclease R, whose translation MDDMIRQHVEKLYSYMKEEAYKPMTVQELEAAMGVEDSGDFKDFVKALVYMEEHGQIVRTRSDRYGLPERMNLVKGKVSGHAKGFAFVLPEEKGMDDIFIPPHELNNAMHGDIVMVRVSSQSSGQRREGTIVKIIERGVQNVVGTYTETRGIGFVIPDDKKMANDIFIPNEAKNGAVEGHKVVVKITNYPEGRMSAEGEVITILGHKNDPGVDILSIIHKFGLPGEFPEDALEQANQTPEVIDEKDLANRRDLRDETIVTIDGADAKDLDDAVTVTRLDNGNYKLGVHIADVSHYVTEGSPIDKEAAERATSIYLVDRVIPMIPHRLSNGICSLNPRVDRLTLSCEMEIDSEGTVVSHEIFQSVIKTTERMTYSDVNEILVDKNAELIERYEPLVPMFEEMEKLAEILREKRMRRGAIDFDFKEAKILVDENGEPTDVVLRTRSVAEKLIEEFMLAANETVAEHFHWMDVPFLYRIHEDPNEEKLRKFFDFIVNFGYIVRGTANSIHPRALQEIIEAVQGKPEEMVVSTVMLRSMKQAKYDPESLGHFGLSTDYYTHFTSPIRRYPDLIVHRLIRTYLINGDLSKETQEKWNERLGEIAQHTSSMERRAVDAERETDDLKKAEYMEDKVGEEFDGIISSVTNFGMFVELSNTIEGLVHVSYMTDDYYHFDDRQYAMIGERTAKVFRIGDEITVKVINVNKDERTIDFEIVGMKDNRERVSGEKRIFRAEPGKNRRKDSSKPQGGNGDKRGPKGQGKGKPGESSDKKGPRKKKKFYENAPAAKRKSGKKKKR comes from the coding sequence ATGGATGACATGATACGTCAACATGTAGAAAAGCTGTATTCTTATATGAAAGAAGAAGCTTACAAACCCATGACCGTACAAGAATTAGAGGCAGCAATGGGGGTAGAAGACTCCGGGGATTTCAAGGATTTTGTGAAGGCTCTTGTGTATATGGAGGAGCATGGCCAAATCGTGAGAACTCGTTCTGATCGTTATGGACTGCCAGAACGTATGAACCTTGTAAAAGGGAAGGTATCTGGTCATGCTAAGGGATTTGCTTTTGTGCTACCTGAAGAGAAAGGCATGGATGATATTTTTATTCCTCCGCATGAGTTAAATAATGCGATGCATGGAGATATTGTTATGGTCCGTGTTTCTTCACAATCATCAGGCCAAAGACGGGAAGGCACCATTGTTAAAATCATTGAACGCGGTGTCCAAAATGTCGTAGGGACATATACGGAAACAAGAGGGATTGGTTTTGTAATCCCAGATGATAAAAAAATGGCTAATGATATCTTTATTCCTAACGAGGCGAAGAACGGTGCCGTTGAAGGTCATAAAGTAGTTGTTAAAATAACAAATTACCCAGAAGGCAGAATGTCGGCAGAAGGTGAAGTTATCACGATCTTAGGGCATAAAAATGACCCGGGTGTTGATATTTTATCCATTATTCATAAGTTTGGTTTGCCAGGAGAATTTCCAGAGGATGCACTGGAACAAGCTAATCAAACACCTGAAGTCATAGATGAAAAAGATCTGGCCAATCGTCGTGATCTTAGGGATGAAACGATTGTCACGATTGATGGTGCGGATGCGAAAGACTTGGATGATGCTGTTACAGTAACGAGACTTGATAATGGAAATTATAAATTGGGTGTACATATTGCCGATGTTTCTCATTATGTAACCGAAGGATCGCCAATTGATAAGGAAGCGGCAGAGCGTGCAACAAGTATCTATCTTGTGGATCGAGTTATTCCGATGATACCACATCGACTATCAAATGGAATTTGTTCATTGAATCCACGTGTTGACCGTTTAACATTATCATGTGAAATGGAGATTGATTCTGAAGGAACTGTTGTTTCCCATGAGATTTTCCAGAGCGTAATTAAAACAACAGAGCGTATGACGTATTCAGATGTGAATGAGATTCTTGTTGATAAGAACGCAGAATTGATTGAGCGCTATGAACCGCTTGTTCCGATGTTTGAGGAAATGGAGAAATTGGCTGAAATTCTTCGCGAAAAACGGATGCGCAGAGGAGCCATTGACTTTGATTTTAAAGAAGCAAAAATCCTTGTTGATGAGAATGGAGAACCAACCGATGTTGTTCTTCGTACACGTTCTGTTGCAGAAAAATTAATTGAAGAATTTATGCTTGCAGCCAACGAAACAGTAGCTGAGCATTTCCATTGGATGGACGTGCCTTTCCTTTATCGGATTCACGAAGATCCTAATGAAGAGAAGCTGAGAAAATTCTTCGACTTTATCGTGAACTTTGGCTATATCGTTCGTGGTACAGCCAATTCCATTCACCCGCGTGCTTTGCAGGAAATCATTGAAGCAGTACAGGGAAAACCGGAGGAAATGGTCGTATCGACAGTCATGCTTCGCTCCATGAAACAAGCAAAGTATGATCCTGAAAGCTTGGGACACTTTGGATTGTCGACCGATTATTATACTCACTTTACATCACCGATCCGCCGTTATCCGGACTTAATTGTCCACCGCTTAATTCGTACGTATTTAATAAATGGGGATCTAAGCAAAGAGACGCAGGAAAAATGGAATGAAAGACTTGGTGAGATTGCGCAGCATACTTCCTCAATGGAAAGACGCGCGGTTGATGCTGAGCGTGAAACAGATGATCTGAAGAAAGCTGAATACATGGAAGATAAAGTTGGCGAGGAGTTTGACGGGATTATTAGCTCTGTCACAAACTTCGGTATGTTTGTTGAGCTTTCCAACACAATTGAAGGTCTTGTCCATGTCAGCTACATGACTGATGATTACTATCATTTTGACGACCGTCAATATGCGATGATTGGTGAACGTACAGCTAAGGTTTTCCGAATCGGAGACGAGATCACCGTAAAGGTCATTAATGTAAATAAAGATGAGCGTACCATTGACTTTGAAATTGTTGGGATGAAAGACAACCGTGAACGAGTTTCCGGTGAAAAACGTATTTTTAGAGCAGAACCGGGTAAAAACCGCCGCAAGGATTCTTCCAAACCACAGGGAGGAAATGGGGACAAGCGCGGTCCGAAAGGCCAAGGCAAAGGTAAGCCTGGAGAAAGCTCCGATAAAAAAGGCCCAAGAAAGAAAAAGAAGTTTTACGAAAACGCACCGGCTGCCAAGCGCAAATCCGGTAAGAAGAAAAAACGATAA
- a CDS encoding VOC family protein, whose amino-acid sequence MNFHQKTNTFVKSLELKILNMERSLAFYENIIGFKVLEKEENRTVLTADGETPLLTLIQPENVIPKEAHKTGLYHFALLLPSRADLGSFLHHIAKINYPLGASDHHVSEALYLQDVDGNGIEIYADRPASSWIWKDKEVHMVTEPLKAEEVLAAGEDTMWKGLPSDTAMGHIHLHIGNLELAEEFYCQGLGFDVVTRYGNQALFLSTGGYHHHIGLNVWNGRNIPAASKESVGLQTFTIHYPNHEQREEVISRLNNIGAEVREENGIWVTTDPFGLSIRLSV is encoded by the coding sequence ATGAACTTTCATCAGAAAACAAATACGTTTGTGAAAAGTCTTGAATTGAAGATACTTAATATGGAAAGATCGCTCGCCTTTTACGAAAACATCATTGGTTTTAAAGTGCTGGAGAAAGAGGAGAATCGTACAGTTTTAACAGCTGATGGGGAAACACCATTATTAACTTTGATTCAACCTGAAAATGTTATACCAAAAGAGGCACATAAAACCGGGCTGTACCATTTTGCTTTATTGTTGCCTTCACGTGCAGATTTAGGAAGCTTTTTGCATCATATTGCAAAAATTAATTACCCATTGGGTGCTTCAGATCATCATGTTAGTGAAGCACTATATTTACAGGATGTTGATGGGAATGGAATTGAAATTTACGCAGATCGCCCAGCTTCCTCATGGATATGGAAAGACAAAGAGGTTCATATGGTTACGGAGCCTTTGAAGGCAGAAGAAGTATTGGCAGCAGGAGAAGACACGATGTGGAAAGGCCTTCCGTCTGATACGGCAATGGGGCATATTCATTTGCATATTGGCAATCTTGAACTGGCGGAGGAGTTTTATTGCCAGGGATTGGGATTTGATGTAGTTACTCGTTATGGAAATCAGGCACTGTTTTTGTCCACAGGTGGCTACCACCATCATATCGGTTTAAATGTATGGAATGGCAGGAATATACCGGCTGCTTCAAAAGAAAGTGTGGGACTCCAAACATTCACTATTCATTATCCTAATCATGAACAAAGAGAAGAAGTGATTTCACGTTTGAATAATATAGGTGCTGAAGTTCGAGAAGAGAATGGAATTTGGGTAACAACAGACCCGTTTGGTTTATCTATTCGGTTATCTGTCTAA